The following proteins are co-located in the Halococcus saccharolyticus DSM 5350 genome:
- a CDS encoding ORC1-type DNA replication protein: protein MADDGDMLSWDESVFRDEGVFEVDYLPETFHHRDDQLDGLQYALRPAVRGSRPLNAMVRGPPGTGKTTAVQKLFGELDARRGVRAVRVNCQVDSTRYAVFSRLFEAIFEYEPPASGISFKSLFEQITDHLTDEGEVLVVCLDDVNYLFYEGEASETLYSLLRAHETHAGAKVGVILVSSDLDLDVIADLDNRVQSVFRPEEVYFPAYDESEIVDILRERVDRGFRNDVLGPRPLDLVAELTAETGDLRVGIDLLRRAGLHAEARGSRTVEIEDVESAYEKAKHVHLSRRLGELTDPERELLRVIADHDGERAGTVYEAFHDETDLGYTRYSELVNKLDQLDLVDASYTSVEGRGRSRELSLAHDADVILNRL from the coding sequence ATGGCCGACGACGGCGACATGCTCTCGTGGGACGAGTCGGTCTTCCGGGACGAGGGGGTCTTCGAGGTGGATTACCTCCCGGAGACGTTCCACCACCGCGACGACCAGCTCGACGGGCTCCAGTACGCGCTCCGGCCCGCCGTCCGGGGCTCGCGCCCGCTGAACGCGATGGTTCGCGGGCCGCCCGGCACCGGCAAAACCACCGCCGTCCAGAAGCTGTTCGGCGAACTCGACGCACGGCGTGGGGTCCGAGCGGTGCGAGTGAACTGCCAGGTCGATTCGACGCGGTATGCGGTGTTCTCGCGGCTATTCGAGGCGATCTTTGAGTACGAACCGCCCGCAAGCGGCATCTCGTTCAAGAGCCTGTTCGAGCAGATCACCGATCACCTCACCGACGAGGGCGAGGTTCTAGTCGTGTGTCTCGACGACGTGAACTACCTCTTCTACGAGGGCGAGGCCTCCGAAACTCTCTACTCGCTCTTGCGCGCCCACGAGACCCACGCGGGCGCGAAGGTCGGCGTCATTCTGGTCTCCTCCGATCTCGATCTCGACGTGATCGCCGATCTCGACAACCGCGTCCAGTCGGTGTTCCGCCCCGAGGAGGTGTACTTCCCGGCGTACGACGAGAGCGAGATCGTTGACATCCTCCGCGAGCGCGTCGATCGCGGCTTCCGTAACGACGTACTCGGCCCGCGACCGCTCGATCTGGTGGCCGAGCTGACCGCCGAGACCGGCGACCTCCGGGTGGGGATCGATCTCCTCCGGCGTGCGGGGCTCCACGCCGAGGCCCGTGGAAGTCGCACCGTCGAAATCGAGGACGTCGAGTCGGCCTACGAGAAGGCGAAACACGTCCACCTCTCGCGGCGGCTGGGCGAACTCACCGATCCCGAACGCGAGCTCCTGCGGGTGATCGCCGATCACGACGGCGAGCGCGCCGGCACGGTGTACGAGGCGTTTCACGACGAAACCGACCTCGGCTACACCCGCTACTCCGAACTGGTCAACAAGCTCGATCAGTTGGACCTCGTCGATGCCAGCTACACCAGTGTCGAAGGCCGCGGCCGCTCGCGCGAACTCTCGCTCGCCCACGATGCCGACGTGATCCTCAATCGGCTCTGA
- a CDS encoding DUF3592 domain-containing protein, with amino-acid sequence MSDGFNLPIDGLDTLRGAVILLVIGLAATGFGAYDYIQQSDTVANSVEVNAEITETGVVEASSPGSSLGADHKPTVRFTYNYEGTSYTGTNVFPAETSPDYDTRSEARSVIDGYETGDTVTAYIDPDEPDNAFLKNQTTNAPLLFAGVGMLFIIIGFVSSIKLYRSAD; translated from the coding sequence ATGTCTGATGGATTTAATTTGCCTATTGACGGACTGGATACACTTCGTGGTGCTGTAATACTGCTGGTCATTGGCCTCGCGGCTACCGGGTTTGGTGCGTACGATTACATTCAACAGTCCGACACGGTTGCAAACTCGGTTGAGGTTAACGCTGAGATCACCGAAACAGGTGTTGTCGAAGCCAGTTCACCCGGCAGTAGTCTCGGTGCTGATCACAAACCGACGGTTCGGTTCACCTATAACTACGAGGGAACATCGTATACGGGAACTAACGTATTTCCAGCAGAGACGTCTCCAGATTACGACACAAGGTCGGAGGCCCGATCCGTAATAGATGGTTACGAAACCGGTGACACGGTTACTGCCTATATCGATCCTGACGAACCAGATAACGCATTTCTGAAAAACCAGACCACGAATGCGCCACTCCTGTTTGCTGGCGTCGGAATGCTTTTCATAATAATAGGTTTTGTATCATCAATAAAACTATATCGCAGCGCTGATTGA